AGTTAATCGTTTTACCCACTGGTGTTTCTAGGTCTGTTAAATAAATTTGTGTTTGTTTTCTGCTTAATAGCATATTTGCTTATCAGTAATTTTAATCAGCTCCCATAAGTAACATTGCTAATGCGATATTATTAATCATTATCTTTTTCGACTCCAAGTTAACATGAACCAAGAATATTTTATGCGCTTAGCACTGGCGGAAGCAAAAAAAGGCGATGGGCCTTACGGTGCCGTCATTGTTAAGGATGACAAAGTTGTTGCCGTCGCATATAATACTGTGTTTAGGGATAGCGATCCATCTGCCCATGCGGAAATCAATGTCATTCGTAGTTTAACAGCTAAACTTCAAAACCTTTCTTTAGAAGGTTATAGCATATATACCACTGGTGAACCTTGTCCAATGTGTGCGGCTGCTTGTGTTTGGACGGGTTTATCAGAAATTGTATATGGCGCTTCAATTGAAGATTTAATCTCGGCTAATCAGTCGCAGATTAATATTACTTGTGAAGAGGTCATAGCCAAGTCATTTAGAAATATTAAAGTGACTAAAGGGGTGTTGAGAGCAGAATGTTTAGCTTTGTTTGAATAACTGATTTTTTGTAATAGCAAGTAAAGGAAAAATGTCAAAAATAATTGGCTGAGAAGGAATGACTCTGGAAGAAGTAAACAAAGAAATAATAAAGGGGACGAGATTTGTCATTTTTCCTTACTGCTTTTCTAGAATAATTTTAACGTTTAAATGCAGCTCTGCAATTCACTTTATTAAATTTGATGAAAATAGCCTGAAAAAAAGACTCCCATTGATATTTATTTCGTTCTTTTTAGGTTGGTGGGGCATACCTTGGGGAATAATATATACAATCCAATATCTTTTTACTAACTTGAGAGGCGGAAAAGACATAACCGAGCAAGTAATTTCTGCTTTCAGACAAACGTAAAATATACCAAATTTGAATTTTTAGCTAGGTTCATCTAAATAGGATAAAAATGTGTTGGCGATAATAGCAGCTTGAGTGCGATCGCGCAAATCTAATCTGTTTAAAATATTAGTGACATGATTCTTGACTGTACCCTCAGAAATGTAGAGTTGCTGAGCAATTTCGCGGTTACTAGCGCCTGTTGCAATTAACCGTAAAACCTCTTTTTCTCTGGGGGTGAGTTCAGTTAAACTAGGCGGTACAGGTGTTTTTTGGTTTGATGGAATGGTGGAAAATTGAGTCAGAAGTTTTTTGACGATTCCTGGCCCTAGTTGTGTATATCCTTTATAAACTGCACGAATGGCAACAGCTAATTCTTCTGAAGGTGTATCTTTGAGTAAATAACCGATAGCTCCATTCTGCAATGCTGCTGTCACATATGCATCATCATCAAAAGTCGTCAAGACTAAAATTTTAACGCCTACAAAACGTTTTTGAATTTCCCGTGTGGCTGCTACTCCATCCATCACGGGCATTCTGATATCCATTAATACTACATCTGGCTGTAATTTTTCAACTAAATCAATGGCATTTTCACCATTTTCCGCCTCTCCCACAATTTCTATATCTGGTTCTAATTCTAATAATGCTTTTAATCCTTGGCGAATTAAACTTTGGTCATCTACAAGTAACAATTTAATCATCGCGTCAACCTTGGTAAGGGAATATCAACTATAATTTGGCAACCAGAACCAGTAGCACTATGAATATTAAATTCACCATCTAATGCTAAGGTGCGATCGCGCATACTTTGTAAACCAAATCCTGTGGTATTTTGTGTGAAATTAAAACCTTTACCATTATCTTGAATCCTCAACCATAAACTACCTGTGATTGTAATTAATTCCAGTTTCACTTCTGTAGCATTAGCGTGCTTAGTAATATTTGTGAGAGATTCTTGGATAATGCGGTAGACAGCGGTGCTAATTTCTATGGGAATATTCTCATCAATTGCGAACCTACAAATAGGAGAAATCCCCGTAGAACGATAAAAATCTTCTAAAAGAATAGCAATTGCCTGTTCTAGAGATTTCCCTTGTAAGGGATGAGAACGCATAGTAGAAACAGATTGACGAACATCTTTGAGTGCATTAGAACCAAGTTCCTTTGCTCTTGCTAAAAATGATTGCGCCTTGCTAGGATTAGATTGCCATAGTTTCAAAGCCGTTTCTAATTGTAGATTTAAAGCTGTTAGAGAGTGTCCCAAAGAATCATGGATTTCACGAGCAATACGATTACGTTCTTCTAAGGTAGCTTGATTTTCAATTTGCATGGCGTATTGGCGGAGTTTATCGTTAGCATTAGCTAGCTTTTCCCGACTCTCCCGTTCAGATAATACGGCATTCATCATCAACAAGACAAAAACTAAACTTAAGCCAAATGTGAGCGCCCAGTTTAAACTCAAAAACCGAAAACGTTCTTGTCCTTGTTGTAATAATTGATAATTGAACAATTGATATTTGAGTTGTGTAGTTGATAGAGATAAGATAAATGATAAGCCGGTAATTATCAAACGCCCAGGTAACTTAAATATTAGGCAACTCCGAGCAACCAAAATGATGTAGAGAAAGGGAAAAGGGCGAGAGAATCTGCCGCCCAATAAACCAGTTATGGAAATCAAGATAATTTCACTAGCTGTGTAGATTACCTTTGTGAACTTGTTATTAGTGGGCAATCTTAAACCCATTAATGCAAAAAAAATCAGACTCAAAATTGACAGTTCCGGGAAGATACCGCAAATTGACAGTTCCGGGAAGATACTGCAAATTGAAACTTCTGAATGTTTGTAACGAAATTTTGGTGACGAAGGTGATAAAATTATGGGCAATATAGCGATCGCCAGTAGTATCCATTCCAAATAAAGCAAAGATGGAAAAGGATGCTTCTTAATTTTAAACGTCAGATTCATCAGTCGTTGCCCTCAATTTAAGAGTTAGGACTTGTAACAATTATCAGCCAGATTTACCAAAACTGAATCATGACTTTAGTCATGGTGTAACCGTGACTTTCTCCTCATGTGATTGCTGGACGTGAATTTCTATGATGGTGACATCCAACCAGGAAGCAATTACGAGGTAGTAAATGAAACTGAAGGCATTATCATTGATAGCTGGAGCGATCGCTCTCACTTTAACAACAACTTCCTTTGTTGTCCAAGCACAAACAGCCTCCTCTTCACCCCTGCTATTAGCACAAACACCGAAAAAAGAAAGGGGCCCTTGGAAAAATCTGAATTTAACAGATGCACAAAAAGCGCAAATTCAGCAAATTAAGCGTAACACCCGCGCCCAAATTGAAGCAGTTTTTACCCCAGAACAAAAAGAAAAGTTAAGAGCGGCTTTTGAAGCACGTCGCGCCCAACGCGAAGCAGGTCAGCGTCCAACGGGTCAGCGTCAACGTTCTGGAAAGAACTTTGCAGAATTGAATCTAACTCAAGCACAGAAAGACCAAATACGACAAATTCGGGAAGCATCAAAACAACAAATCGAAGCAGTTCTGACTCCTGAACAGCAAGCACAACTAAAGCAATTCCAAGAGAATGCGAGACAGCGCCGAGAACAACGTCAACAAAATCAACAAAGTAATTAATTTAGCTTCAAAACACAGCATTGAAGTCTAACGCGATATTTCTATGAAAAGTGTTAAGCTGTTTCGTATTTAAGTTGCAATTTAACTGTGTTGGCTGATGACTGATAACTGTCATCCGTCAACGACCTTCTTTACAGGAGTTCACAGGTAATTATGCAATTGAATTGTTATCCATACTGAAGATTTCATAGACTTCTTGCAGAAGATAGGAAAGGAGATAAAGTTCAATCTCCTTTCCTTTTTCCTGTTTCCCAGTAAAATTAGCAATAAAAACAGGACTTACGCAACTGGCACACAGATTTACTGTGATGGCAGTCAATAGTCCAGAGTCAATAGTCTTTAAGCAAGATTTTTTGGACTATTGACTTTTGACCCAGTACTGCCCAGACGAAAAAATATGACACTTACGTAAGTCCTAAAAAAAATTGGGCTAACGCCTTAGTAAAAGTTAGGAGCTATGATTATGAGTTAATCATAGCTCCTAACTTTTTTAGCATGTCCAAAGAATTCGCTATTGGTAGTAAAGTGCGTGTTGTGGCACTACCGCCCTACCTCAAAACAGCAGATCCGATGCCAATGTTACGTCCCCCAGATTTGATTCATACTGGCGAAGAGGGTATAGTAATTGACCGCCGCCCCGGTGGATATTGGGGTATCCGCTTTGCAAAAGGAAACTTTCTTTTAGATAGCCAATACATTGAAAGTATAGATACCCCTTCCTAGGGAGTGAGGGGATGAGGGGGATGAGGGGGATGAGGGGGATGAGGGGGATGAGGGGGATGAGGGGGATGAGGGAGATGAGGAGGATGAGGGGGATGAGGGGGATGAGGGAGATGAGGGAGACAATAACCAATTACCAATTACCAATTACCAATTACCAATTACCAATTACCAATTACCAATTACCAATTACCAATTACCAATTACCAATTACCAATTACCAATTACCAATTCCCAATTACCAATTACCAATTACCAATTACCAATTACCAATTACCAATTACCAATTCCCAATTACCAATTACCAATTACCAATTCCCAATTCCCAATTACCAATTACCAATTACCAATTCCCAATTACCAATTACCAATTCCCAATTCCCAATTCCCCATTCCCCCATGACGCTTTGAGGACTTTTTGACAGAATAAGTTTCCATCGTGTATTAATTTAAACATGTCTATTTATTTTCCATCACGACTTTAGCCCTGGATAAGGCTTAAGGATGAAAGCACCATTACCTGATAACGAACCAGAGAGAATCAAAAGTCTTTTAGACTATAAAATCCTCGATACTCCATCTGAAGCTGCCTTCGATGATCTCACTCGTTTAGCTTCGTATATTTGCGGTACTCCCATTGCTTTAATCAGCCTCATTGATACCAATCGCCAGTGGTTCAAGTCTAGAGTCGGTTTGGAGGCATTAGAAACACCCCGTGATATTGCATTCTGCACTCATGCCATCTTGCAATCTGAAGTTTTGATTGTGCCTGATGCAACATCAGATGAACGGTTCGCTACAAATCCGTTGGTGACTTCTGATCCTAATATCAAATTTTATGCTGGTGTACCATTGACTAATGCTGAAGGATATGCATTAGGAACGCTTTGTGTAATTGATTATGTACCACGAAACCTTTCTTTGGAACAGGTCGAAGCATTACGGACTTTAGGTCGCCAAGTCATCAAGCAATTAGAACTGCGGCGC
Above is a window of Nostoc sp. UHCC 0702 DNA encoding:
- a CDS encoding DUF3148 domain-containing protein: MSKEFAIGSKVRVVALPPYLKTADPMPMLRPPDLIHTGEEGIVIDRRPGGYWGIRFAKGNFLLDSQYIESIDTPS
- a CDS encoding response regulator transcription factor, with product MIKLLLVDDQSLIRQGLKALLELEPDIEIVGEAENGENAIDLVEKLQPDVVLMDIRMPVMDGVAATREIQKRFVGVKILVLTTFDDDAYVTAALQNGAIGYLLKDTPSEELAVAIRAVYKGYTQLGPGIVKKLLTQFSTIPSNQKTPVPPSLTELTPREKEVLRLIATGASNREIAQQLYISEGTVKNHVTNILNRLDLRDRTQAAIIANTFLSYLDEPS
- a CDS encoding P pilus assembly/Cpx signaling pathway, periplasmic inhibitor/zinc-resistance associated protein; the encoded protein is MKLKALSLIAGAIALTLTTTSFVVQAQTASSSPLLLAQTPKKERGPWKNLNLTDAQKAQIQQIKRNTRAQIEAVFTPEQKEKLRAAFEARRAQREAGQRPTGQRQRSGKNFAELNLTQAQKDQIRQIREASKQQIEAVLTPEQQAQLKQFQENARQRREQRQQNQQSN
- a CDS encoding nucleoside deaminase, whose protein sequence is MNQEYFMRLALAEAKKGDGPYGAVIVKDDKVVAVAYNTVFRDSDPSAHAEINVIRSLTAKLQNLSLEGYSIYTTGEPCPMCAAACVWTGLSEIVYGASIEDLISANQSQINITCEEVIAKSFRNIKVTKGVLRAECLALFE
- a CDS encoding sensor histidine kinase — protein: MNLTFKIKKHPFPSLLYLEWILLAIAILPIILSPSSPKFRYKHSEVSICSIFPELSICGIFPELSILSLIFFALMGLRLPTNNKFTKVIYTASEIILISITGLLGGRFSRPFPFLYIILVARSCLIFKLPGRLIITGLSFILSLSTTQLKYQLFNYQLLQQGQERFRFLSLNWALTFGLSLVFVLLMMNAVLSERESREKLANANDKLRQYAMQIENQATLEERNRIAREIHDSLGHSLTALNLQLETALKLWQSNPSKAQSFLARAKELGSNALKDVRQSVSTMRSHPLQGKSLEQAIAILLEDFYRSTGISPICRFAIDENIPIEISTAVYRIIQESLTNITKHANATEVKLELITITGSLWLRIQDNGKGFNFTQNTTGFGLQSMRDRTLALDGEFNIHSATGSGCQIIVDIPLPRLTR